A single region of the Dyella humicola genome encodes:
- the ilvD gene encoding dihydroxy-acid dehydratase — translation MRSDLIKTGPDRAPARAMLRATGMDDAAIAKPLVAVVHTWSNVSPCNLNLRELAEHVAEGIRAAGGTPVEFNTIAVTDGIAMGTPGMRASLISREVITDSIELAVDGHCLDAMVVLCGCDKTIPAAAMAMARLDIPSVALYGGTIAHGTHDNHPITIQQVFEAVGAHGAGKIDDAELTSVERDACPGAGACGGQFTANTMAMVLSTLGLSPMGFNDIPATHPAKTAAAYRCGELVMECLKEERTPRAMLTTTAFRNAARMVAATAGSTNAVLHLLAIAREAGTPWTLEDFEPASKHTPVIADLLPGGRYTAVELFGAGGSARVAQELIAAGMLDDAPTITGRSLFEEAAAAPRAAQQDVVHAVTQPLKPRGGYSILYGNLAPEGCILKLAGKGASHFEGRARVFESEEQAFAAVQGGAIEKGDIIVIRNEGPAGGPGMREMLGVTAALVGRGLGDDVALITDGRFSGATHGYMVGHISPEAVRGGPIALLLDGDRIRIDADSREISTDADLVTRRASWQPPAPKVTRGALAKYARLVGSASDGAVTQLSTSRSTSAPHPSNTVHEDTNAGVTA, via the coding sequence ATGCGCAGTGATCTCATCAAGACCGGGCCCGACCGCGCACCCGCCCGCGCCATGCTCCGCGCCACCGGCATGGACGACGCCGCCATCGCCAAGCCGCTGGTGGCGGTGGTGCACACGTGGTCCAACGTCAGCCCGTGCAACCTCAACCTGCGCGAGCTGGCCGAACATGTGGCCGAAGGCATTCGTGCCGCGGGCGGCACGCCGGTGGAGTTCAACACCATTGCGGTGACCGACGGCATCGCCATGGGCACGCCGGGCATGCGCGCCTCGCTGATCAGTCGCGAGGTGATCACCGACTCCATCGAACTCGCCGTCGATGGTCACTGCCTGGACGCCATGGTGGTGCTGTGCGGTTGCGACAAGACCATTCCCGCCGCCGCGATGGCGATGGCGCGCCTGGATATTCCCAGCGTGGCGCTGTACGGCGGCACCATCGCCCACGGCACGCACGACAACCACCCGATCACCATCCAGCAGGTGTTCGAAGCGGTGGGCGCGCATGGCGCGGGCAAGATCGACGATGCGGAACTCACCTCGGTCGAACGCGATGCCTGTCCCGGTGCCGGCGCCTGCGGTGGCCAGTTCACCGCCAACACCATGGCGATGGTGCTGTCCACGCTGGGCCTGTCGCCGATGGGCTTCAACGATATTCCGGCGACACACCCGGCCAAGACCGCGGCCGCTTATCGCTGCGGTGAACTGGTGATGGAATGTCTGAAGGAAGAGCGCACGCCACGCGCCATGCTGACCACGACGGCGTTTCGCAATGCCGCGCGCATGGTGGCAGCCACCGCAGGCTCCACCAATGCCGTGCTGCATCTGCTGGCGATCGCACGCGAAGCCGGTACGCCATGGACGCTGGAAGACTTTGAACCGGCCTCCAAGCACACGCCGGTGATCGCCGACCTGTTGCCCGGTGGTCGCTACACCGCCGTCGAACTGTTCGGCGCCGGTGGCAGCGCCCGCGTGGCGCAGGAACTGATCGCCGCCGGCATGCTCGACGATGCTCCCACCATCACCGGCCGCAGCCTGTTCGAAGAGGCTGCCGCTGCGCCGCGTGCCGCGCAGCAGGACGTGGTGCATGCTGTAACCCAGCCGCTGAAGCCGCGCGGTGGTTATTCGATTCTGTACGGCAACCTCGCGCCGGAAGGCTGCATCCTGAAGCTCGCCGGCAAGGGAGCCAGTCATTTCGAAGGGCGCGCGCGCGTTTTCGAAAGCGAGGAACAGGCGTTCGCCGCCGTGCAGGGCGGCGCCATCGAAAAGGGCGACATCATCGTCATCCGCAACGAAGGTCCTGCGGGCGGGCCTGGCATGCGCGAGATGCTGGGTGTCACTGCCGCACTCGTCGGCCGCGGCCTGGGCGACGACGTCGCCTTGATCACCGACGGCCGTTTCTCCGGCGCCACCCACGGCTACATGGTCGGCCACATCTCGCCCGAGGCCGTACGGGGCGGCCCGATCGCCCTGTTGCTCGATGGCGATCGCATCCGCATCGACGCGGACAGCCGCGAAATCAGCACCGACGCCGATCTCGTCACGCGCCGCGCCAGCTGGCAGCCGCCGGCACCCAAGGTCACCCGCGGCGCGCTAGCCAAGTACGCACGCCTGGTCGGCTCCGCCTCCGACGGTGCCGTCACGCAACTCTCGACTTCACGCAGCACCTCCGCACCCCACCCCTCCAACACCGTCCACGAAGACACGAACGCAGGAGTTACCGCATGA
- a CDS encoding hydrolase, whose amino-acid sequence MDKLDPSTTALVLIDLQKGIAPYAGGPHTSQEVFERGGRLAARFRELKAPVVLVRVGWSADGGDAPHQPVDAPMGKGPLPADWWDFAEQLDVADSDILITKRQWGAFYGTELDLQLRRRGIKRIVLGGISTNIGVESTARFGWELGYELVLVEDAMSSSSAEHHQFAVEHIFPRLGLVRSTAEVLGALG is encoded by the coding sequence ATGGACAAGCTTGACCCCAGCACGACAGCGCTGGTGCTGATCGATCTGCAAAAGGGCATCGCCCCGTACGCCGGCGGCCCGCATACCTCGCAAGAGGTGTTCGAACGTGGTGGCCGCCTGGCAGCGCGTTTCCGCGAGCTGAAGGCCCCCGTGGTGCTGGTGCGGGTGGGCTGGTCCGCCGACGGCGGCGATGCTCCCCATCAGCCGGTCGACGCGCCGATGGGGAAGGGCCCGTTGCCGGCCGACTGGTGGGATTTCGCCGAGCAGTTGGACGTGGCCGATAGTGACATCCTGATCACCAAGCGCCAGTGGGGCGCGTTCTACGGCACCGAACTGGACTTGCAGCTGCGTCGCCGCGGCATCAAGCGGATCGTGCTCGGTGGTATCAGCACCAATATCGGCGTGGAATCGACGGCCCGATTCGGCTGGGAACTGGGTTACGAACTGGTCCTGGTCGAGGATGCGATGAGCTCGAGCAGCGCGGAGCACCACCAGTTCGCGGTGGAGCATATTTTTCCGCGGTTGGGCTTGGTGCGGTCGACGGCGGAAGTGTTGGGGGCGCTGGGCTGA
- the leuB gene encoding 3-isopropylmalate dehydrogenase, translated as MRAQIVILPGDGVGPEVTAAAVTVLDAVAAHFDHSFHFDEHLIGGCAIDATGEPLPAASLDACKAADAVLLGAVGGPQWSDPNAAVRPEQGLLALRAALGVYANLRPLQVHPRLAALSPLKNEKLKNVDVLFVRELTGGAYFGAKTRTVDTAIDECKYTVAEVERVVRRAFNLARGRRKHVTSVDKANVLETSRLWRSTVQRIAAEYPDVKVEHQLVDSMAMLLLTQPSRYDVVVTENLFGDILTDEAAALAGSLGLLPSASIGEAKAGLYEPIHGSAPDIAGQGVANPIGTILSAAMLLRHSLELEQEAAAVEAAVAEVLEHGPHTRDIGGQATTTEVLEAVLSALDEQACHAASFLRWGRACG; from the coding sequence ATGAGAGCGCAGATCGTGATCCTGCCCGGCGACGGTGTCGGCCCTGAAGTCACCGCAGCGGCCGTGACCGTGCTCGACGCGGTGGCCGCCCACTTCGACCACAGTTTCCATTTTGACGAGCACCTGATCGGCGGCTGCGCCATCGACGCCACCGGCGAGCCCTTGCCGGCCGCCTCGCTCGACGCCTGCAAGGCCGCCGATGCGGTGTTGCTGGGCGCCGTGGGTGGCCCGCAATGGTCGGACCCGAATGCAGCGGTGCGTCCAGAACAAGGCCTGCTCGCACTGCGCGCCGCGCTCGGTGTTTATGCGAACCTGCGTCCCTTGCAGGTACATCCCAGACTGGCCGCGCTGTCGCCGCTGAAGAACGAAAAGCTGAAGAACGTCGACGTGCTGTTCGTGCGCGAACTTACCGGCGGTGCCTACTTCGGTGCAAAGACGCGCACCGTGGATACCGCTATCGACGAGTGCAAGTACACCGTGGCCGAAGTGGAGCGCGTGGTGCGTCGCGCGTTCAACCTGGCACGCGGCCGGCGCAAGCATGTCACCTCGGTCGACAAGGCCAACGTGCTGGAGACTTCGCGCCTATGGCGCAGCACGGTGCAGCGCATCGCCGCCGAATACCCCGATGTGAAAGTCGAACACCAGCTGGTCGACTCGATGGCCATGCTGCTGCTGACCCAGCCGTCGCGCTACGACGTGGTGGTCACCGAGAACCTGTTCGGCGACATCCTCACCGATGAAGCCGCGGCGCTGGCCGGCTCGCTGGGCCTGCTGCCATCCGCCTCGATCGGCGAAGCCAAGGCCGGCCTGTACGAACCCATCCACGGTTCGGCGCCGGATATCGCCGGCCAGGGCGTGGCCAATCCGATCGGCACCATCCTGTCCGCGGCCATGTTGCTGCGGCATTCGCTGGAGCTGGAACAGGAGGCCGCCGCGGTCGAGGCCGCCGTGGCCGAGGTGCTGGAGCATGGTCCGCATACCCGCGATATCGGCGGCCAGGCGACGACGACCGAAGTGTTGGAAGCCGTACTTTCCGCGCTCGACGAACAGGCGTGTCACGCCGCGTCCTTCCTGCGTTGGGGGCGCGCCTGCGGATGA
- the leuC gene encoding 3-isopropylmalate dehydratase large subunit, translating to MAKTLFEKVWDAHVVAAESTDTPAILYIDLHLVHEVTSPQAFSELRERGLKLRRPDRMLATLDHSTPTLPAGADGERPYANAEAKAQVAQLETNCREFGVELHGWDSNDRGIVHVIGPELGATQPGMTIVCGDSHTSTHGAFGALAFGIGTTEVGHVMATQCLLQRKAKTFAIHVDGQLPAGVGAKDLILHIIGEIGVDGGTGYVLEYRGDAIEAMSMDERMTVCNMSIEAGARAGLIAPDDTTFDWLKGRPRVPQGAAWDAAVARWRALRSDDGASYDREVRIDASKVRPTVTYGTHPGMAIAMDTPVPAARNAQEKRALDYMRSEAGKPMQGTPVDVVFVGSCTNSRLSDLREAAQVLRGRRVADGVRMLVVPGSEAVRRDAEREGLHHVFTEAGAEWRVPGCSMCIAMNGDLAQPGQLVVSTSNRNFEGRQGKGARTVLASPATAAASALAGRIADPREYLTEVAA from the coding sequence ATGGCCAAGACTTTGTTCGAAAAAGTGTGGGATGCGCATGTGGTCGCTGCCGAGAGCACCGACACGCCGGCGATTCTCTATATCGACCTGCACCTGGTGCACGAAGTCACCTCGCCGCAAGCCTTTAGCGAACTGCGCGAGCGCGGCCTGAAGCTGCGCCGTCCGGATCGCATGCTGGCCACGCTGGATCATTCCACCCCTACGCTGCCCGCCGGCGCCGATGGTGAGCGCCCTTACGCGAACGCTGAAGCCAAAGCGCAGGTCGCGCAGCTAGAGACCAACTGCCGCGAGTTCGGCGTCGAACTGCATGGCTGGGACAGCAACGATCGCGGCATCGTGCACGTGATTGGCCCTGAGCTAGGCGCCACCCAGCCGGGCATGACCATCGTCTGCGGCGATAGCCACACCTCGACGCATGGCGCGTTCGGTGCGCTGGCCTTCGGCATCGGCACCACCGAGGTCGGTCATGTGATGGCCACGCAATGCCTGCTGCAACGCAAGGCGAAGACCTTCGCGATCCATGTGGATGGCCAGCTGCCGGCGGGCGTGGGCGCGAAGGATCTGATCCTGCACATCATCGGCGAGATCGGCGTGGACGGCGGTACCGGCTACGTCCTGGAATACCGCGGCGATGCCATCGAAGCGATGTCGATGGATGAGCGCATGACCGTTTGCAACATGTCCATCGAGGCTGGCGCACGCGCTGGCCTGATCGCGCCCGACGACACCACCTTCGATTGGCTCAAGGGCCGTCCCCGCGTGCCGCAAGGCGCGGCATGGGACGCCGCGGTGGCACGCTGGCGCGCACTGCGCAGCGACGACGGCGCCAGCTACGACCGCGAAGTGCGCATCGATGCCAGCAAGGTGCGTCCGACTGTCACCTACGGCACCCACCCAGGCATGGCGATTGCCATGGACACGCCGGTGCCGGCCGCGCGCAACGCCCAGGAAAAGCGCGCGCTGGACTATATGCGCAGCGAGGCCGGCAAGCCGATGCAGGGCACGCCGGTCGACGTGGTCTTCGTCGGCAGCTGCACCAATTCGCGCCTGTCGGATTTGCGCGAAGCCGCCCAGGTGTTGCGCGGCCGACGCGTCGCCGATGGCGTGCGCATGCTGGTGGTGCCGGGTTCCGAAGCGGTGCGCCGAGATGCCGAGCGCGAAGGCCTGCATCACGTCTTCACCGAGGCAGGCGCCGAGTGGCGCGTGCCGGGTTGCTCCATGTGCATCGCCATGAATGGCGATCTGGCGCAGCCGGGGCAGTTGGTGGTGAGCACGTCCAATCGCAACTTCGAAGGCCGCCAGGGCAAGGGTGCGCGCACGGTGCTGGCCAGTCCGGCGACGGCAGCGGCGTCGGCGCTGGCGGGGCGGATTGCCGATCCGCGTGAGTATTTGACGGAGGTGGCGGCATGA
- a CDS encoding TetR/AcrR family transcriptional regulator — protein sequence MASRNSSLAGRSPQRRRGHERVAALLAAASGRFAEKGFDASTMTEIAARAGASIGSLYQFFPTKELLAEALMAEHGEALNTRMERLVAQASGWDTEELAARLIRTFADYRRQHPSFVALTEAAGSLPPSLSRAIRQRMRDYLCQILAIHAPGLAAGELRPAAMVVQQLMKAAVALQNEQPASLRNAAQAQLRSALANYLKSLTSD from the coding sequence ATGGCCTCACGTAATTCAAGTCTGGCCGGTCGCTCGCCGCAACGTCGGCGTGGTCACGAACGCGTAGCGGCGCTGCTCGCGGCGGCCTCTGGGCGCTTTGCCGAGAAAGGTTTCGATGCCTCCACCATGACCGAGATCGCCGCCCGCGCGGGGGCATCCATTGGCTCGCTGTACCAGTTCTTTCCCACCAAGGAGTTATTGGCCGAAGCGCTGATGGCCGAACATGGCGAGGCGCTCAACACGCGCATGGAGCGCTTGGTCGCGCAAGCCTCTGGCTGGGATACGGAGGAACTTGCGGCACGATTGATCCGCACTTTTGCCGACTATCGCCGCCAGCATCCCTCGTTCGTCGCCCTGACCGAAGCAGCCGGATCCCTGCCACCTTCACTGTCGCGCGCCATACGTCAGCGCATGCGCGACTATCTGTGTCAGATTTTGGCTATCCATGCCCCCGGCCTTGCGGCCGGCGAACTGCGCCCTGCAGCCATGGTGGTGCAGCAATTGATGAAGGCTGCAGTGGCCCTCCAAAACGAGCAACCGGCGAGCTTGCGAAATGCGGCGCAAGCCCAGCTGCGGAGCGCCCTGGCGAACTATCTCAAGTCGCTCACCAGCGACTGA
- the thrC gene encoding threonine synthase — protein sequence MSEPLLYRSTRGGRHAARIDEVIAAGLAPDGGLYVPEALPRLDPAAFDPHGSLADTAVTLLTPFFAGNALADALPAICREALTFDAPLRPLPHREGAGMLELFHGPSAAFKDVGARFLAACFRRLRPVGAPPLTILVATSGDTGAAVAAAFHRQPGVRVVILYPDGRVSPRQAHQLGCFGDNVLALRVAGSFDDCQRMVKSALNDEALQAQVPLSSANSISLGRLLPQMSYYAHSALGWWRRHRTPLSFIVPTGNLGNALACVWVREMGLPIGEIHLACNANMTLSDYFDGDPYAPRPAIPTLANAMDVGAPSNFERLRWTFPYDAELRAELHASSVDDERIAETIVRHAENHHEMFCPHTATAMHVLDRLPGDDSAWAVVATAHPSKFETVLEPLLGFSLEVPPALAAMLERRATAEPMAAEDAVLKGWLRGRVAA from the coding sequence ATGAGTGAGCCGCTGCTTTATCGGAGCACGCGTGGTGGTCGCCATGCCGCCCGCATCGACGAAGTCATCGCGGCTGGCCTGGCGCCCGATGGCGGCCTGTATGTACCGGAGGCCCTACCCCGCCTCGATCCCGCCGCCTTCGACCCGCATGGCTCGCTGGCCGATACCGCAGTTACCTTGCTCACCCCGTTTTTCGCCGGCAACGCCTTGGCCGATGCCCTGCCCGCCATCTGCCGCGAGGCGCTGACTTTCGACGCGCCGCTGCGTCCGTTGCCGCACCGCGAGGGCGCTGGGATGCTGGAACTCTTCCACGGTCCTAGCGCGGCCTTCAAAGACGTCGGCGCGCGCTTCCTGGCGGCGTGTTTTCGGCGCTTGCGGCCGGTGGGCGCGCCACCGCTCACGATTCTGGTCGCGACCTCCGGCGACACCGGTGCTGCTGTCGCTGCCGCTTTCCATCGCCAGCCCGGCGTGCGCGTAGTGATTCTCTACCCCGATGGCCGTGTCTCACCGCGACAAGCCCATCAGCTGGGCTGCTTCGGCGACAACGTGCTGGCCTTGCGCGTGGCTGGCAGCTTCGATGACTGCCAGCGCATGGTGAAGTCGGCGCTCAACGACGAGGCCCTGCAGGCGCAGGTGCCGCTGTCCTCGGCCAACAGCATTAGCCTGGGTCGCCTGTTGCCGCAGATGAGTTATTACGCGCATAGCGCGCTGGGTTGGTGGCGTCGCCATCGCACGCCGCTGAGCTTTATCGTGCCCACGGGCAACCTGGGCAATGCGTTGGCCTGCGTGTGGGTGCGGGAGATGGGCTTGCCCATCGGCGAGATCCACCTGGCCTGTAACGCCAATATGACGCTCAGCGATTACTTCGATGGCGACCCGTACGCGCCTCGCCCCGCGATCCCCACGCTGGCGAACGCGATGGACGTGGGCGCGCCCAGCAATTTTGAACGCCTGCGCTGGACCTTTCCCTACGATGCCGAACTGCGCGCCGAACTGCACGCGAGCAGCGTGGATGACGAGCGCATCGCGGAAACCATCGTCCGCCACGCTGAGAACCACCACGAGATGTTCTGCCCGCACACTGCCACGGCCATGCATGTGCTGGACCGATTGCCTGGGGATGATTCCGCCTGGGCGGTAGTGGCCACGGCGCATCCCTCCAAGTTCGAGACGGTACTGGAACCGCTGCTAGGCTTCTCGTTGGAGGTCCCGCCGGCCTTGGCCGCCATGCTGGAGAGGCGAGCTACGGCGGAGCCGATGGCGGCGGAAGATGCGGTGTTGAAGGGGTGGTTACGAGGAAGGGTCGCGGCGTAA
- the leuD gene encoding 3-isopropylmalate dehydratase small subunit: MRPITRLHSRTAVLPDENIDTDRIIPARFLTTTERVGLGKLCFNDWRYQADGSDNPAFPLNQPQATGCSILVAGRNFGCGSSREHAPWALLDYGIHAVLCSEIADIFRNNALKNGLLAIVLDEAEHRWLLEHPGVELSIDVREQYIALPDGGRIHFQMEPFARHCILNGVDQLGYLQQHADAITTYEQRTEKAA, from the coding sequence ATGCGCCCCATCACCCGCCTCCACTCCCGCACCGCGGTGCTGCCGGACGAGAACATCGATACCGACCGCATCATCCCCGCGCGTTTCCTCACCACCACCGAGCGCGTTGGCCTGGGCAAGTTGTGCTTCAACGACTGGCGTTATCAGGCTGACGGCAGCGACAACCCGGCATTCCCGCTGAACCAGCCGCAGGCCACGGGCTGTTCGATCCTGGTCGCGGGACGCAACTTCGGTTGCGGCTCGTCGCGTGAGCACGCGCCTTGGGCCTTGCTCGATTACGGCATCCACGCCGTGCTGTGCAGCGAGATCGCGGACATCTTCCGCAACAACGCGCTGAAGAACGGCTTGCTCGCCATCGTGCTGGACGAAGCCGAACACCGCTGGCTGCTCGAGCACCCGGGCGTCGAGCTGAGCATCGATGTGCGCGAGCAGTACATCGCCTTGCCCGACGGCGGGCGCATTCACTTCCAGATGGAGCCGTTTGCGCGCCATTGCATCCTCAACGGCGTCGACCAGCTCGGTTACCTGCAGCAACACGCCGATGCCATCACCACCTATGAACAACGCACGGAGAAAGCCGCATGA
- a CDS encoding 2-isopropylmalate synthase, producing MTQHNPTNENSDVTDVAAERVRIFDTTLRDGEQAPGFSMDRRAKLRLAHALEALGIDVIEAGFPHASPDDFCAVAEIARALRGPTIAGLARCQAGDIDSAARALEGARHSRIHLFLSTSPLHREHKLGMSKQQVIDTACASVARAKGLCDEVEFSAEDAMRTEPEYLIEVFSAAAAAGATTLNAPDTVGYMTPSEIAERFAHLLKHVRRPEHVIFSSHCHDDLGMAVANSLAAVSAGARQVECTINGIGERAGNASLEEVVMALRVRRPHFGVDTGIDTRKLYPTSRLLTQLTGQAVPRNKAVVGENAFAHESGIHQHGMLKHRGTYEIMHAQDVGMGETRLVLGKHSGRHALRQRLQVLGHAPDETEMDVIFARFKTLADKKREVHDEDLEAIALGHDPEATGPWRITQLNTNSHMGGSASASVRLTHDSGHEVGEAAIGDGPVDAVLRAIERATGTALDVTQFQVRAVSEGGDAQGQAQLTARHAERDWRGNGVSTDIIEATAHAALAIVNRIERQGAPRSDASIEECGHGRPLFDLGANGRAQKETIA from the coding sequence ATGACCCAGCACAACCCGACGAACGAGAACAGCGACGTGACGGACGTAGCGGCCGAGCGCGTGCGGATCTTCGACACCACCTTGCGCGATGGCGAGCAGGCGCCCGGCTTTTCCATGGACCGCCGCGCCAAGCTGCGCCTGGCGCACGCGCTGGAAGCGCTGGGCATCGACGTCATCGAGGCGGGCTTTCCACACGCTTCGCCGGATGACTTTTGCGCAGTGGCGGAAATCGCCCGGGCCCTGCGTGGACCCACCATCGCCGGCCTGGCGCGCTGCCAGGCCGGCGATATCGACAGTGCCGCGCGCGCGCTGGAAGGCGCCCGCCACTCCCGCATCCACCTTTTCCTGTCGACCAGTCCGCTGCATCGCGAGCACAAGCTGGGCATGAGCAAGCAGCAGGTGATCGATACCGCCTGCGCATCCGTCGCACGGGCCAAGGGGCTTTGCGACGAGGTGGAATTCTCGGCTGAAGACGCCATGCGTACCGAGCCGGAATACCTGATCGAAGTATTCAGCGCCGCCGCCGCCGCGGGCGCCACCACGCTCAATGCGCCCGATACGGTGGGTTACATGACACCGTCAGAGATCGCCGAGCGGTTCGCCCATCTGCTCAAGCACGTGCGTCGCCCGGAACATGTGATCTTCTCAAGCCATTGCCACGACGACCTCGGCATGGCGGTCGCCAATAGTTTGGCCGCCGTCAGCGCTGGCGCGCGCCAGGTCGAGTGCACCATCAACGGCATTGGCGAGCGCGCCGGCAATGCCTCGCTGGAAGAAGTGGTAATGGCGCTGCGTGTGAGGCGGCCGCATTTCGGCGTCGATACCGGCATCGACACGCGCAAGCTTTATCCCACGTCGCGTCTGCTGACCCAGCTCACCGGCCAGGCCGTGCCGCGCAACAAGGCGGTGGTGGGCGAAAACGCCTTCGCGCACGAGTCGGGCATCCACCAGCACGGCATGCTCAAGCACCGTGGCACCTACGAAATCATGCATGCGCAGGACGTCGGCATGGGCGAGACGCGCCTGGTGCTGGGCAAGCACTCCGGTCGCCACGCCTTGCGCCAGCGTTTGCAGGTGCTGGGTCATGCGCCCGACGAGACCGAGATGGACGTCATCTTCGCCCGCTTCAAGACGCTGGCCGACAAGAAGCGCGAAGTGCATGACGAGGACCTCGAGGCCATCGCGTTGGGCCACGATCCTGAAGCCACCGGCCCCTGGCGCATCACCCAGCTCAATACCAACTCGCATATGGGCGGCAGCGCCTCTGCCTCGGTGCGACTGACCCACGACAGCGGTCACGAAGTGGGCGAAGCCGCCATCGGCGACGGCCCGGTCGATGCCGTGCTGCGTGCGATCGAACGCGCCACCGGCACCGCACTCGACGTCACCCAGTTCCAGGTGCGCGCCGTCAGCGAAGGTGGCGATGCGCAAGGACAGGCCCAGCTCACCGCGCGCCATGCCGAACGCGACTGGCGTGGCAACGGCGTCAGCACCGACATCATCGAAGCGACCGCGCATGCCGCGCTCGCCATCGTCAACCGCATCGAGCGACAGGGTGCCCCGCGCAGCGATGCCTCGATTGAAGAGTGCGGTCATGGAAGGCCGCTTTTTGACCTGGGCGCGAATGGACGCGCGCAAAAGGAGACGATCGCATGA
- a CDS encoding branched-chain amino acid transaminase produces the protein MTTPFLWHNGQIKPWTEATVHVSTHALHYGSSVFEGERVYATPQGPAYFRLADHTRRLFESARVYEIEIGYSEDEINTACHELIRANRMKSAYVRPIVFRGAGGLGVLPKADAPIDVAVMALEWGAYLGDAIEHGADVCVSSWHRPAPNTLPSWAKAGGNYLNSQLIALEARRGGYAEGIALGHNGLLSEGAGENLFLVKNGKLLTPPTSAGILAGITRESVITLAGELGIAVEERDLPREALYTADEIFMTGTAAEITPVRSVDRKQVGAGRPGPITRALQKAFFGLFDGSTPDRWGWLSPVKVEAAQEAA, from the coding sequence ATGACCACGCCCTTCCTCTGGCATAACGGCCAGATCAAACCCTGGACCGAAGCCACGGTCCACGTCAGCACCCATGCATTGCACTATGGCTCCTCGGTATTCGAAGGCGAGCGCGTGTATGCCACGCCGCAGGGTCCAGCGTATTTCCGCCTCGCCGATCACACGCGCCGCCTGTTCGAGTCCGCGCGCGTTTACGAGATCGAGATCGGCTACAGCGAAGATGAAATCAACACCGCCTGTCACGAGCTGATCCGCGCCAACCGCATGAAGTCCGCCTATGTGCGACCGATCGTTTTTCGCGGCGCCGGCGGCCTCGGCGTGCTGCCGAAGGCTGATGCACCGATCGACGTGGCGGTCATGGCGCTGGAATGGGGCGCTTACCTGGGTGACGCGATCGAACACGGCGCCGACGTGTGCGTGTCGTCGTGGCATCGGCCGGCGCCGAACACCTTGCCGAGCTGGGCCAAGGCCGGTGGCAACTACCTCAACAGTCAGCTGATCGCGCTCGAAGCGCGTCGCGGCGGCTATGCCGAAGGCATCGCGCTGGGCCATAACGGTCTGCTCAGCGAGGGCGCGGGCGAGAACCTGTTCCTGGTGAAGAACGGCAAGCTGCTGACGCCGCCGACCAGCGCCGGCATCCTGGCCGGCATTACGCGCGAGTCGGTGATCACCCTCGCCGGCGAGCTGGGTATCGCGGTGGAAGAACGCGACCTGCCGCGCGAAGCGCTGTACACCGCCGATGAGATCTTCATGACCGGCACGGCCGCCGAGATCACTCCGGTGCGTTCGGTGGACCGCAAGCAGGTGGGCGCCGGGCGTCCCGGTCCGATCACGCGTGCCCTGCAGAAGGCCTTTTTCGGACTGTTCGACGGCTCCACGCCCGACCGCTGGGGTTGGCTGTCGCCAGTGAAAGTCGAAGCCGCACAGGAGGCCGCGTAA